Below is a genomic region from Argiope bruennichi chromosome 11, qqArgBrue1.1, whole genome shotgun sequence.
cCAAAAGACATTTTTCCAcgctattacaaatttaaaatcaaatgttgattatttcgtaaaaaaactttaaaatgtagcaaaaattttcaattttatgaaactttaacgcttttgcggcacctcaagacgtACTCTAATATtgctcatatttataatttattttatctacaataAAAGGCGATTTTTCCGCactattccaaattaaaaatctaaagctCGTATTTCGTTCCACCCTATTGTCCAATCCACTTATTGCTTGAATTCCACTCAACGCTTGCACTTAGTTGAACTGATCCACTCACTATTCGAAACTTCATACGACTGACTTCAGCTTCGATGGCCGGCTTCTTTTATAGCTTTTGGGGCGGGACGCAGATGGTTGTCGAACAATCAAGCCTAACTCGCATCTTATTGGTCCTGTCGCTAAAATTCCTAAATATTCTAGTATCATGTATTTtgtctccaaattcgtcgccaagtccgAGGCTCATTGATTCGGCATTTTGATTAGCACCCAATAGAGCtgactgtaaaactgtctttcttatGATAGAACTAACTGTACTGGAAAGCagcattacaaattcgtaacaatatatttcagtGTACATTCTCTATTGAGAAAACCTGTAACGAAATTCCCCAGCAACTAGTGAacggattttaattttttttatttcatttagaaattcatGACCCTCAGATACATCATGAATGGCCGTCTGCCCTTCGTTTTCGGGTCGAGAGATATTATAGAATCTATTTTTGATACTGCCTCTCAAATAATTGGACTAATTACGCCAAATTTAGCCGCTGATCAATTTTGACACTTTGGTGCATTTTCTGTTTCGTAAAGCAGCGAAGAGAACTGAATATGGATCTTCAGAGCCTTTTGTTCCCATTAATTGGGTCCGCTCTTCCATTCAAATCTACGAGTCTATGATAAACCTGTATACTTCATTTCATCAGGCTAACTACGTGCATTTTTGGGTCACTTTaagcaatttaataattgaatagaGTGAAGGGATATTCAAACCAATGTCAAGAtgagataattatttcaaagtgcGCGGGGATGATCCAAGAGTATGcagtttttctgaaatatattaaatatctcgAATAAAACCCGTGACTGTAATTTggttttatatctttattattgagTCATCCTCTTATTTCTGGGAATACTGATAGCGTTTGATGATATTTCTATGCTAAAGCAATATTGTGTTCTAAAATATAAGCATTGCTGATAGAAGATTGAGGAGTTTTCTTTTCAGagattgaagaagaaaaaaacacccGATGGTCAAGAGAAAGAGCGAGAGCCAAAGAAGGTGAAACTAGCGATATGGAATCAAATGTATTTCATCGCGTCCATGTCCTTGTACTGCGAGCAACAAAAGCTTCATTCGCTGGAAGAGACTTCGGATTTCTTTGTAGCTAAGAACGTTTATTTGTATGATGTCACAGAGTCCGGCATGAGAGACATGGAACTGGATGCATTCTACAGCTTTTACCTCTCACAAGCACAATTCGAAAAGACCCCGAAATCCGTGATCCTTCACAGAATCCATTATTTCGATTTTAGAGAAATCATGAGAGTGTACAAAATGTTCGAAATTGCGAATTATTCTGAAATCGAGAGCGACATAATTTTCATGAGATTACAAGAATTCTTCAATTCTCTCCAATTTTTGCCGAGATACGATAGTCTGACTTCATCTGGTTACTTCAACAAGCCCTTGACGTTGTACGAATGTCTTAATATCGAGAGGTTCGCTGGACAGTCCTCTGCTCAGGACTGTCGTGGTTTTGTGTCAAACTGGCTACAGCTCCTGTCTTGGTGGAGATTGGCCAATGTGCGGCTGCAAGAAACTTACAAACAAATTTACCATTTGATGAGATTAAGAAAATCTCGAATGAGTTCACGCCTGTGTAGTAAAATTGCAGAAAGCTTCATCAATTTAGACGCTCTCATGGCAAATCTCGACTTACACCATGGGTCTGCTGAGCTGGCAGCCTTGAGGCAGTGCTTTTCGCTCTCCAGAAACATTCCCAACGGCAGAGTATTTGTCCCAAACTACGAATGTAACTTCGGAGCACCAAAAGACATCCTGTTTTGCAATATTTCCGAAGATTCCAAATTGATTGCCTTTGTGGTAGGCTGTAGTttccataatataaatatttgttttatgattCAGCGGGTCATTGTGTGTAAACTAGAAGACGCTGATCTCTTAGAAAATATTGCTAGGGCATTAAAGCCTCTCACAGTGGAGTTCTTTTTTGATGTCATCTGCCCTCTAAGAATAGGAGTGAAGTTCGACACCTACATCGTTTCAGTATTCGAAAGCTGCATGGGAAATTTCGAACAATATGCACTCGCGCTCAAAAAAAGTCGAGATGGAAACGAGATCGTTGAAAATACTCTTGAGCATACAATTCATGTATGGATTCGTACTTTGAAACATTGTATAGATATATCGTTGCATGACAATCAGATATTAACATTCTTTCAAGATGAGGCGAAAGCTGTGATTACGAACTCCATAGAACAGCTGGTATCGGACGTATTACGAAACGGAGTATTTTTAGCGTACAAGGTGTTCCAAAACGACTTcgtaacagaaaatattttgttggaacTCGCTATACATCAACTGAAGGCTCACAACGCCGGTCTTTTCGAGGTCAGCTGTGCGCAAGTGGCTTACAGCCTAGTGTCtgcatataaaattatgcataataagAGTCCATACCCAGAGGGTTGTTTTTGGCAGCCAGAGAGTTTTCCCCGGAGGGAATTTGTCGCCTTCATTGATGAACTCAGGGGGACTTGCGGGTTGCAACGGCTGGGCACAGAGAATGCATCGACGCGGCTCGACCACTGGCTACAGGAAATGCAGCACTCTCTGAGCAGCGGACTGAGAAAGGAACTGCACGATCTGACAGTTCTGGCACAGCAAGGAAATGAACTGCTggataaagcaaaatatttccaGGATTTAGAGAActcttgaaaattatttgttatacattttaattttttttaaattattttttaaatatttgatattttatagataaataaaaaaaatgttatgatttcattttaaatgaaatttactacCGAATTAAgctcaagaaaattaaattgttaaatttcaatctacaaaatttaacaaaatgaatttttaaaaatttctttgtgtgTGTAAGAATTGACATTGTGctagaaattataaagaatgacaattttttgaattataaaaaaaactccatgaaattttacaaactttCGTATAACTGATATTCTAAGCAAATTCATTACATAGAGAATCAATTATCATCATTTGAAAGTACTTTCTGCtcaaatatataaactaatattaaatatattagaatcatATTCATCCTTATTTATCTGGGTCTTGTAATACATATATTACCACATTGAGATGTTACTATCGATTTTGAAGTTCAACAGccactttgaattttaaagaattagcaaccaaagaatagttttaaatttgaagaaaaataaagcttgaaaatgtaagaaatttcatGCTCTTTGATTTGATATAAGCATGTAATATGAAAACTAAGAATGTTTTATTAGAAGAAGGCTAAAGGTTATTACTAAGAAggttatattcaagaaaaactaaaatgtgtaCTAAGAAACATCGCTGAGACATATATTTATACTatactttttaaactaaaaagcaatataaataagtaaaccaatattaaattagaaaaacatttcacAGTAGACTCTCCACAATAGTTGTATACTAATATGTCAATTCATCATTTGTTCAATGGACtttcattctttaataaatcTTACTAAATACTAACTTCAGGctcttgaatatatataaaataattcagtgcACAAGGAtgctttaaataaactttattatgttTCATCAAACATCAAGAAATATATGAacatgtgaaaaatattattacatttattacacaCAAAATTTAAACAGTGGTAACAGCAATCATTTATAAAGCATCTCTTccaaattaacaatatatattttttgtctctAAAAGATGagtatgaattattattaaaagaacacAATTTCTTAGCAAAGAAAtagtcttttaattattaaaacctatggctaaaaatttattttagtactcTTCATCAAAATAccaattcatatttaatattccatAGAAACAAATCTTATACAACAaacttcatattaataaatttttgagttgaagaaaaataatttaacataaaataaatttagtcattttcaagcaaaaaaaaaaaacattaaatgcatCTCTGAAGgagcaattatttttcaaacaaatataatgatAGACACAGACTTTGGCCCCAAAGGGaaactttttttcttgcaaaaataatttatccagCATATTACTTTCAACAAGGAATCATCTTCAGCAGTAGGGTTCGCACACTATTTACAAAACCAGCAAGACTTTGATTTCATTCTAGGGAAAAATTTTGAGTGTAGTCGTATTCAATAGTGGGGATAACAGCCTGCATGAACTtcaaaaatatgatcaaatacaTGTGAACACCAAGTTCACCACCCCCTTCAGTGACAGTATGGATGATTTTTTTCATCACTTCTGCATGcctaaaaaagaaatccaaattaagattttttttaaaaaaaggaaaaaaaaagatgtccataaacaaaaatacaactctctttcaattttgaatgaattcacagtcattttgaattttctttcaatgcAAACTAAGATTCTGTCATTTCAAGGAAAGGAAATTGTTGTTCTGCTATTCAACATATCAATCTTGCAGACCAAAAATGGCTCATTACTCTCTGCTACCTGAAATTCAGCaggtaattttcaaaataattgcagtagtcaaattgatttctttcttttaacagaCAACATAGGGTCTAGTAAATCTGACTGTCTGTGCCTATCCAGTGTTATGAAAGAGAAGTATGAATAAGCATTTCTATTCTGTttgatattaacaaatttttataataaaatgatgtaATGGAAGgtcattgtgaaaaaaaaaagctttaattgttCCTAAGAGGAGAAAATGAAGACTTAACAAGCAATCCTCTGGGCAAACAAGGTAATAATTGACAAATCAACAAATAAATcctgattattatttctttctgtaattgattttcactaagaatttttttttataaataactttttgttatagatatttatatattttatacttgtgactgttttctcttaaatcattacttttattatgcatcttttttttttaaagcaaatgcttattagaatttattaaacagTTCCTTTATTTAATCATTACTATCTTGGCTATTTTaactttgttaatttatttacgTGACAGTACCcgagtgtttattttttaaatatctgctaGTGCATTATGTTTTACtgctttacaaaatataatatgtatttttttccctaCAGGCAAAAACCGAAAActgatttttgaattcaaaacatatgaataataacaatttagaatttagttagatttataataaatttgttttctttctaatgattctttgcttttgttttaaaattgccgATTCATCTTTACTGTCATTTTAAAGCCAAAAATGTTATTCTTCACAATACTTGCATTATAAAAATCCACAATGCATAATGATTCTTGTgagaaaatgatttattgaaCACTCATTTTAATAGATCGAATTTCTTCTTTGTTTATTAATCACACAAACACCTCAAAATGGAATAATCTTTGAATAGGAAtcaaattgatttcataatttcaatgaaaGATACAAGGTGATATTTTCCTTCTAGgattaaaataatccatttttcaaagattttttttttttatgcagttgATTCAATAACTATCACAGTCTTCTGCACATGTCTCTGTGGGGCCATTCCTGATTATTTCTACACACATATATTATACTATTTTCCCACCCTTTTCTCAAAGAAGGATTGAGGATGGAAGATAGAAAATACTCTAAAATTCTAACAAAAGAATTCTCTGCTTATCTGCAATAAATGGGCTTTCAAAAATTCCTTCCACATGTCATATAACCCATGATATGCAATAAATGCAAATCAATCAAAAACCAATTATTGACAAGAAATGGTTCCAATAAACTGAGTCTTGGGTACTACTGGCTATAATATCATGCAGAGTAGAAGTGTTTCTAGTGAAACTCAATAGAGTGGAGGAGAAAGTGCGAGGATAGAAAGTGTGacatatattaattcttttttttccttaattatttttttttctctcacttctagcatttcaaaatttattcatcctgaagtagaaaataaaatataaataattatcaaaaatcaaaatttaacctTAGAACAACCATCTAGGTTTTCTCATTTTTCATGCTTAGTAGTTCTAAAGTGcaatattctttatttgtatatttctagaattatattggcaaaaaatttgaattgttgtTTGAATTCTATATTCTTCAGACTTCCAAATTACCACTGCATATagtttaatagattttaatattgatttctaaatgctgaaatctattcaataaaaataagttatctaGAGAGTTCATCAtgttttaaaaagagaatattttttcatattttcaactaATAAGTGAAGTGAAATTATACCTGCATGGGTGCACAGATGCCCTGGGAGGCCCAGGCAGATGGGGATGATTTTCCATGGTCACGGTTTTCTTAGCATGATCTTGACTGATATCATCATACATTTCTTCAATAGTTAAAGGCTTGCGATTCtgcaaaagaaatataattgtatttaggCAACAATTTTCAATGAACAGACATTTAAAAtggcaattataaaaatatcacctATTTTGATAATATGCGGGACATAGTAAAAACCATAATAATATAACTAGATATGCAATAACCAGTTtgtgtattcaatttttaaaaaattgaaattattcaagaaatgttttaactttGAATATTGATCCAATCTTAACACAATTGTATATTTAATCAATTGCTTTTCACTTTCGAGTTCATTAAAATAGGCcaaattcatatcattttttgatagcaattattttttatctgaatgtTCATATCTATTCATTAATTGtttatgcaataattattaaagCTATAGTAAAAGTgattaacaatataattaaagagataaataaaatgcagtttgCAAGGAAAATACAATGTAGGATTGCAATTTTTTGGAATGTAATGTCAACAAGGaggattttcaaaagaattttactgTTGTAAGGAATTGCAAGACAATTCACAAAATCTAATGAATCATAATACAGACTCAAAATGAAtgaatcaagaaaaaataatttttatctcaaattttataacatatgtTTTTACATATGGAAAAgtattgatataaatttagaaatttatgtcTCTGACAAAAAAATGTAACCTTACAAAGGCACTCAAACAtataaagtttctattaaataatattcaattctatTACCAATGAATTCTActtaattcagtaaaattaaattcGACTGAATCAGAGATGATTTAGTACATGAAGATAGCAAAAATTGGGTGCACAAACATTGATGTTATGAAAAACAAGGAGCAATAAATATGATTAGAAAACTAATAAtgatagttaaaatttgtttcaatcacAGTTACCAGtaagatactttttaaataatatttcactatTCACAAGAATTGTATTGAAGTCATTTGtaacttttgttcaaaattttcaactaaatttggtttttcaaattcagaatgcATAAATTAGTAACTAGAGTTTTTCATTGTTGAAgcccataaagaataattttagtgCCTTATACTTTGCCTTTATAAATCGCAAGAGAAAAAGGAAGTATTATTTCTACTGAcataatactaatatattttgatatgttATTGTGATgttgaattactttttaataattacattagaATTCTAACTATCAAATTCTTGTTATTCAAATTGCTTTGCTTCCGAAGTGAAAATGAGTAAAGACAACGACTCAAATTACTCTGACTATTGTATTCAAACAAtgataatttgatacaaaatgcaattatataaaacagaaagaatttaattttagaagtcattatattaatacaatataagCAAGTTTTGTTTTTCATCCAAAGCAATAATCCTTTTTCAACAATTATACAAATCAGTTCTGGTCCTGATTAATCTGTATGATTGCAGTTTTACTGTAAACTGAATAATAAGTATtacttattagaaataaaaacaaggTTATCCTCTTTATGTGTAATAAAACCACAAGACTGCTGGATTTGCCTTTTATGGAAAGTCTAATTACTCATAAATGGCATGAAATAGGTTTTCTTCTACAGGTTTTTAACatcatttgatttattatgtacaaattttttttttttatatccaaacattagaattttaaattccagCTGAAATAAGTGAAATAACCGATTGGCTCAGTTAGAAACACCTATTCTTCACAAttagttcaaaaattgataatatttatttaactgccaatggaaaagaaaacattttgatcACAAgtaaacaactgaaaaataaaatcgataaaagTGAACAAACtatcaatttaaaactttttactgttcacaaaatgaatcaaattaaaacatttggtTACTCAGGGACTTAAAACTCACAACACTGATACATTCTtctgaaattatgtaaaaaaacagAATGAcacaacatgaaaaaaattgattagaaattcatttttaactcatttttcaaataaaatatttttgcctttaacAAATAgaattatcaattatattaaaagaaaatgtgttggttttaaatttaataagatgctTCAGTTTATAAAATGAGGAAAAAGACTAAAAAGCAAATATGCCCCCGAATTTCCTAatcaataaataaagcaattttcttcTTACCTCATCATAGCCAAACAGCCACAGCCTTGGTGTCTGATAATATTTGTCATATGTAATGTTCAAATCATATGTTCGTGTTGCAACAATGCCTCCTTCAGCCCCACTTGGGATATCTGTATCCTGTTTGTCAGTTGGCTTTGAAACATCGAAGGTGGCCTAGAAGGATTCAAATGTTATATACAAGTATACCAAAAGCATCTTGAGAATACAAATTAAAAGTCGCAACTGTATTTGTCAAACAattattctgaatgaaattttctactcaccctaaaatcaaatatcaatgaaatttaagcaAATGGATATAATTAAGGAATCTAAATTTAATGACTTTGcctgtaaaatttatataaatatttgaaataactgtTCATTTTTACAATACCCACCACCATCTGTATAATTCTATGCCCTACagttataattattgctttttgaagaatcaagtaaaatatgttcagatcaaaattaaattaatttcaagaatggATATATGAGAAAACTATTATTACTTCATTCAAGTCCCAAGACAATAAacaataataagatttaaaaaatgacagatcAGATGCAGATTAGTGGCTAGTTTACAAATTAGCTCAACATTTATACTtggtttttaatcaaatttgtttctaaatatttaaaattctgtcaaAACAGGCATGTATATACCAGTAAAAACCaataaaagacaatttctttcaaatttctatttaatttataaaagatattactTTTAAGATTGGCTTCAAAATACAGTGAGAATCAActatttatttcgaaattgtACCTTTTGAGCAATTaagtcaaaaatttaatacaaatctagaactcttgtataaaaaattaagacaaatttcatttatctatcatGAATACTACATTCTCATAGACAACATTGACAgacttttcacaaaatttgatacgaatataaaattttagtataaccaaaatacaaaaaatttcatttctcaatgaaaagatttctatgatcttttacaatatctatattattaattaaataaaacagttaaatttaaggcaaacatggtttaatatatatatatatatatataggataatcaCTCTAATCAGCGCCCATCAGTTCCTTTTAATCAGGGGAATgcatctgctaacaaaatggtctaaatgaactaaattattatatttaatgtaacttgagtcaataaatgctcc
It encodes:
- the LOC129957288 gene encoding uncharacterized protein LOC129957288 produces the protein MFLYPLPATWNYVRLKKKKTPDGQEKEREPKKVKLAIWNQMYFIASMSLYCEQQKLHSLEETSDFFVAKNVYLYDVTESGMRDMELDAFYSFYLSQAQFEKTPKSVILHRIHYFDFREIMRVYKMFEIANYSEIESDIIFMRLQEFFNSLQFLPRYDSLTSSGYFNKPLTLYECLNIERFAGQSSAQDCRGFVSNWLQLLSWWRLANVRLQETYKQIYHLMRLRKSRMSSRLCSKIAESFINLDALMANLDLHHGSAELAALRQCFSLSRNIPNGRVFVPNYECNFGAPKDILFCNISEDSKLIAFVVGCSFHNINICFMIQRVIVCKLEDADLLENIARALKPLTVEFFFDVICPLRIGVKFDTYIVSVFESCMGNFEQYALALKKSRDGNEIVENTLEHTIHVWIRTLKHCIDISLHDNQILTFFQDEAKAVITNSIEQLVSDVLRNGVFLAYKVFQNDFVTENILLELAIHQLKAHNAGLFEVSCAQVAYSLVSAYKIMHNKSPYPEGCFWQPESFPRREFVAFIDELRGTCGLQRLGTENASTRLDHWLQEMQHSLSSGLRKELHDLTVLAQQGNELLDKAKYFQDLENS